One region of Hymenobacter sediminicola genomic DNA includes:
- a CDS encoding glutamine synthetase III, which yields MAILRFKALELVDQRQPITVESNGERRSDSFGKNVFNLDAMRATMPGEYFKKLQSAIKLGSPVERSVADAVASAMKTWAMAKGATHYTHWFQPLTGATAEKHDSFFDLNSDGRPIENFKGSALVQQEPDASSFPNGGIRNTFEARGYTAWDPTSPAFIIETAGAKTLCIPTIFVAYTGEALDYKAPLLKSLASLEKAAVDVCQYFDKDVNRVNTTLGIEQEYFLVDRALYNARPDLVMTGRTLFGHAPAKGQQLDDHYFGSIPTRVHAYMLEYEEEANKLGIPLRTRHNEVAPHQFECAPTFEDANLAVDHNQLLMDIMERVADKHNFKVLLHEKPFAGVNGSGKHNNWAMSTDTGVNLLAPGRRPKENLQFLAFFITTIKAVDRYADLLRSSIASASNDHRLGANEAPPAIMSVFVGSMLNSVLDELERTAKVPLDKGDNIYLKLGIDKIPAILLDNTDRNRTSPFAFTGNKFEFRAVGSSANCSSAMTTLNTIVAEQLIDFKTSVDALIEQGKKKEVAIVEVLREYVISSKKIRFEGNGYSDEWKDEAEKRGLSNIPTTPQALDAMVEQEASSLFERHHIFSHVELHARHDILLEDYIKKIQIESRVMGDLAINHIIPTAVAYQTKLINNVRGLRELGLDDESSEVTVNTIKAISRHISTIKTQVDGMVNSRKVANKIEDTRERAIAYCDTVKTHFDTIRRSVDKLELMVADEDWPLVKYRELLFRH from the coding sequence ATGGCAATTCTCCGCTTTAAAGCACTTGAACTGGTTGACCAGCGCCAGCCAATCACAGTTGAGAGCAACGGTGAACGTCGCTCTGACAGCTTCGGCAAGAACGTCTTCAACCTGGATGCAATGCGGGCCACTATGCCCGGCGAGTATTTCAAGAAGCTGCAAAGCGCCATCAAACTGGGCAGCCCGGTAGAGCGTAGCGTGGCTGATGCCGTAGCTTCGGCGATGAAAACTTGGGCCATGGCTAAAGGTGCAACGCACTATACGCACTGGTTTCAGCCGCTGACCGGCGCTACTGCCGAGAAGCACGATTCGTTCTTTGACTTGAATTCGGACGGTCGTCCGATTGAGAATTTCAAAGGTTCCGCGTTGGTGCAGCAGGAGCCGGATGCTTCTTCGTTCCCGAACGGCGGTATCCGCAACACGTTTGAGGCCCGCGGCTACACTGCCTGGGACCCTACTTCGCCAGCATTCATCATCGAAACGGCAGGTGCTAAAACGCTCTGCATTCCCACAATTTTCGTGGCGTATACGGGGGAGGCTCTCGACTACAAGGCCCCCCTGCTGAAGTCGCTGGCTTCGCTGGAGAAAGCCGCTGTGGATGTGTGCCAGTACTTCGATAAGGATGTGAACCGCGTGAACACCACGCTGGGCATCGAGCAGGAGTACTTCCTCGTCGACCGTGCCCTGTACAATGCGCGCCCTGACCTGGTAATGACCGGCCGCACCCTGTTTGGGCACGCGCCAGCCAAAGGCCAGCAGCTTGATGACCATTACTTTGGCTCTATTCCGACTCGCGTACACGCCTACATGCTGGAGTACGAGGAGGAAGCCAACAAGCTGGGTATTCCACTGCGTACGCGCCACAACGAAGTAGCGCCGCACCAGTTCGAGTGCGCTCCTACCTTCGAAGACGCCAACCTCGCCGTCGACCACAACCAGCTCCTGATGGACATCATGGAGCGAGTTGCCGACAAGCACAATTTCAAAGTGCTGCTGCACGAAAAGCCGTTTGCCGGCGTGAATGGTTCGGGCAAGCACAACAACTGGGCAATGAGCACCGACACGGGCGTTAACCTGCTCGCGCCGGGCCGTCGCCCCAAAGAGAACCTACAGTTCCTAGCCTTCTTTATCACCACCATTAAGGCTGTGGACCGCTACGCCGATTTGCTGCGCTCCAGCATTGCTTCGGCCAGCAACGACCACCGCCTTGGTGCCAACGAAGCGCCGCCGGCTATCATGTCGGTGTTCGTGGGCTCAATGCTGAACTCGGTACTGGATGAACTGGAGCGCACCGCTAAAGTGCCTCTCGACAAAGGCGACAACATCTACCTCAAGCTCGGCATCGATAAGATTCCGGCTATCCTGCTCGACAATACGGACCGTAACCGCACGTCGCCGTTTGCCTTCACCGGCAACAAGTTCGAGTTCCGGGCGGTAGGGTCATCGGCTAACTGTTCGTCGGCCATGACTACGCTCAACACTATTGTAGCTGAGCAGCTGATTGACTTCAAAACTTCCGTCGATGCACTCATTGAGCAGGGCAAGAAAAAGGAGGTAGCCATTGTAGAAGTGCTCCGCGAGTACGTTATCAGCTCCAAGAAAATCCGTTTTGAGGGCAATGGCTACTCAGACGAATGGAAAGACGAAGCCGAGAAGCGTGGGCTGTCGAACATCCCTACTACGCCCCAGGCGCTGGACGCCATGGTTGAGCAGGAAGCTTCCTCCTTGTTTGAGCGGCACCATATTTTCTCGCACGTCGAGCTGCACGCCCGCCACGATATTCTGCTGGAAGACTACATCAAAAAGATTCAGATTGAAAGCCGCGTGATGGGTGATTTGGCCATCAACCACATCATTCCTACGGCCGTAGCTTACCAGACCAAGCTCATTAACAACGTGCGCGGCCTGCGAGAACTGGGCCTCGATGATGAGAGCTCAGAAGTGACGGTAAATACCATCAAAGCTATTTCGCGCCACATTTCAACTATCAAAACCCAGGTAGATGGAATGGTGAATAGCCGCAAAGTGGCCAACAAGATTGAAGACACGCGCGAGCGGGCCATTGCCTACTGCGACACTGTCAAAACGCATTTCGATACCATTCGCCGCTCCGTTGACAAACTGGAGCTGATGGTAGCCGATGAGGACTGGCCTTTGGTGAAGTACCGCGAACTTTTGTTCCGGCACTAA
- a CDS encoding NAD(P)H-quinone oxidoreductase — MNAIVITTPGGPEVLLLQERPQPEPAAHEVLVRVHAAGINRPDVLMRQGKYAGAGEVAGSIPGLEVAGTVEKCGSAVSRWQPGDRVCALLAAGGYAEYATIDARHCLPIPDGVSFAEAAALPETVFTVWHNVFQRGHLQPGELLLVHGGSSGIGTTAVQLAVARGSRVAATVGSSAKAEAVRQLGADPVINYKEQDFEEAVRAAGGADVVLDMIGGDYTAKNLRLLRDDGRLVFINAMQGAAAEFNALDIMRRRLTITGSTLRPRSAEFKAALAAEVEQQVWPLLSQGKLRPLLYRTFPLAEAAAAHQLMESSSHIGKIVLLVQQ, encoded by the coding sequence ATGAATGCCATTGTAATCACGACCCCCGGCGGCCCTGAGGTGCTACTGCTTCAGGAGCGCCCTCAGCCGGAACCGGCTGCACACGAGGTGCTGGTTCGGGTGCATGCGGCTGGCATCAACCGCCCCGATGTGCTGATGCGGCAGGGAAAGTACGCCGGAGCCGGAGAGGTAGCCGGCTCGATTCCTGGCCTGGAAGTAGCCGGAACAGTAGAAAAATGTGGTTCGGCAGTGAGCCGCTGGCAGCCCGGCGACCGGGTGTGCGCGCTGCTGGCAGCTGGTGGCTATGCCGAGTACGCCACCATAGATGCCCGCCATTGTTTGCCCATTCCCGACGGTGTAAGTTTTGCAGAAGCCGCTGCCTTACCAGAAACAGTATTTACGGTGTGGCACAACGTGTTCCAGCGCGGGCATCTGCAGCCCGGCGAACTGCTACTGGTGCACGGCGGCAGCAGCGGCATCGGCACTACGGCTGTGCAGCTGGCCGTAGCGCGTGGTAGCCGCGTGGCGGCCACCGTAGGCAGTAGTGCTAAGGCCGAAGCGGTGCGGCAGTTGGGTGCTGATCCGGTTATTAACTACAAAGAGCAGGACTTCGAGGAGGCGGTGCGCGCCGCTGGAGGGGCCGATGTGGTGCTGGATATGATAGGTGGCGACTATACCGCCAAAAACCTGCGCCTGCTCCGCGACGATGGCCGCCTAGTGTTCATTAATGCCATGCAGGGGGCTGCGGCTGAGTTTAATGCACTGGACATTATGCGCCGGCGCCTCACCATTACGGGAAGTACCCTGCGGCCGCGCTCTGCAGAGTTTAAGGCCGCGCTGGCCGCTGAAGTGGAGCAGCAGGTGTGGCCCCTGCTTAGCCAGGGAAAATTGCGGCCGCTGCTCTACCGCACATTTCCGTTGGCGGAAGCGGCTGCTGCCCACCAGCTGATGGAAAGCAGCTCCCATATCGGAAAAATAGTGCTGCTAGTACAGCAATAG
- a CDS encoding NAD(P)H-binding protein: MQTALLIGATGLVGDYLLRQLLSDSRFDRIKVFTRRPTGYQNPGKLEEHLIDFDQPEQWQHLLTGDVLFSALGTTLRQAGGNDAQYKVDYTYQFRVAEAAAQNGVKTYVLVSSAGADTEAFVFYSRMKGKLEQDIKRLPFQRIRILQPGMLAGHRHEPRLAERLALPLAALAGYLPGLQQYRPIHGREVAQAMVNAALDEKPGVQTDTLEGVFRRAENGSSNSAV, from the coding sequence ATGCAAACTGCATTACTTATTGGGGCCACTGGCCTTGTCGGCGACTACTTGCTACGGCAGTTGCTTTCCGATTCGCGTTTCGACCGAATAAAAGTATTCACCCGCCGGCCTACGGGCTACCAGAATCCCGGCAAACTGGAGGAGCATCTGATTGACTTCGACCAGCCCGAGCAGTGGCAGCATCTGCTAACCGGCGACGTCCTTTTCTCAGCGCTTGGTACCACGCTCCGGCAAGCTGGCGGCAATGATGCCCAGTACAAAGTAGACTACACTTATCAATTCCGGGTGGCGGAAGCCGCGGCGCAAAACGGCGTGAAAACGTATGTGCTGGTCTCGTCGGCCGGTGCCGATACAGAGGCGTTTGTGTTCTACTCACGCATGAAAGGCAAGCTGGAGCAGGATATCAAGCGGCTGCCGTTTCAGCGCATCCGTATCCTGCAGCCCGGTATGCTGGCTGGCCACCGCCATGAGCCGCGCCTGGCTGAGCGGCTGGCCCTGCCGCTGGCTGCCCTGGCTGGCTACCTGCCTGGTTTGCAGCAGTACCGCCCCATCCACGGCCGCGAAGTGGCCCAAGCCATGGTCAATGCCGCTCTTGACGAAAAGCCCGGTGTACAGACCGATACGCTGGAAGGTGTTTTCCGGCGCGCAGAAAACGGCTCAAGCAATTCAGCAGTTTAA
- a CDS encoding thioredoxin family protein produces MKKLLSLLALCLLALSSFVLRTASPGYQVGDKAADFKLKNVDGKLVSLADNKAAKGYIVVFTCNTCPYAKAYEQRIMDLNTKYAPQGYPVVAINPNDPAVVPGDAFAEMQKRAKEKKYAFPYLQDESQEIAKQYGATRTPHLYVLSRKGADFVVSYIGAIDDNSEDAKLVKTKYLENAMTDIMAGKPATVNSTKAIGCTIKWKKA; encoded by the coding sequence ATGAAAAAGCTCCTTTCTCTTCTGGCTCTCTGCTTGCTGGCCCTGAGCAGCTTCGTGCTGCGGACGGCATCTCCTGGCTATCAGGTCGGCGATAAAGCCGCGGATTTCAAGCTGAAAAACGTGGACGGCAAGCTGGTTTCTCTGGCCGACAACAAAGCCGCCAAGGGGTACATCGTGGTATTCACCTGCAACACCTGCCCCTACGCCAAAGCCTACGAACAGCGAATTATGGATCTGAACACCAAATACGCGCCGCAGGGCTACCCGGTGGTAGCCATCAACCCCAACGACCCGGCTGTGGTGCCCGGCGACGCCTTTGCGGAAATGCAGAAGCGCGCCAAAGAGAAAAAGTATGCCTTCCCCTATTTGCAGGACGAGTCGCAGGAAATAGCCAAGCAGTACGGTGCCACCCGCACTCCGCACTTGTACGTACTCAGCCGCAAGGGCGCGGACTTTGTGGTGAGCTATATTGGGGCCATCGACGACAACTCGGAAGATGCCAAGCTGGTAAAGACCAAGTACCTCGAAAACGCCATGACCGATATTATGGCAGGCAAGCCAGCTACTGTTAATTCAACGAAAGCCATTGGCTGCACCATCAAATGGAAGAAAGCCTAG
- a CDS encoding TlpA disulfide reductase family protein: MSKLLVLALATLLLALPGRAQQVAVIKLPELQKRLSRPNDTTYVVNFWATWCAPCVKELPHFEQLSRAYAGQKVKVLLVSTDYVSQLEKKVKPFVAKRGLKSEVVLLNETDPNSWMDKVDTQWSGALPFTLMLNNKRQKRATFEKEFTQPELTAALQQFLK, encoded by the coding sequence ATGAGCAAACTCCTCGTATTAGCACTGGCCACGTTGTTGCTGGCACTGCCCGGCCGGGCGCAGCAGGTGGCCGTCATTAAGCTGCCGGAGCTGCAGAAGCGCCTGAGCCGACCCAACGACACCACCTACGTCGTTAACTTCTGGGCCACCTGGTGCGCACCCTGCGTAAAGGAGCTACCTCATTTCGAGCAGCTTAGCCGCGCTTATGCAGGCCAGAAGGTGAAGGTACTTCTGGTCAGTACCGACTACGTGTCGCAGTTGGAGAAGAAAGTGAAGCCGTTTGTGGCAAAGCGCGGGCTGAAATCAGAGGTGGTGCTGCTGAACGAAACCGACCCCAACTCCTGGATGGACAAGGTGGATACGCAATGGTCGGGGGCGCTGCCGTTTACCTTGATGCTTAACAACAAGCGCCAGAAGCGCGCAACATTCGAGAAGGAATTCACGCAGCCTGAGCTTACGGCCGCGCTGCAACAGTTTCTGAAGTAG
- a CDS encoding lactonase family protein, with protein sequence MLVPKFSRRHFLKLSCVAVAALPLALAGWPAVAAGRKSRDYLVYVGTFAKPGTDSIFLYRLSPATGTLTRLRAEKGGENPAFLALDSRQQYLYAANEINEYQGAKSGFVTAFSIDRRTGSLTRLNEQPSGTSGPCYISLDRTNRAALVANYAGGSVSLLPIESSNGKLRPASATDQHRGSGPNKNRQNEAHAHCIIPDPANRFAFAVDLGTDQVLGYKLDARQGSLVPLPVPAFTTQLGAGPRHLTFHPNGRWAYLTNELTSTVSALAYDNTAGTFRELHTLSARPTDFSGPNTCADIHVAPNGRFVYATNRGHDSVVVFAIDVMSGRLTPVQHVGTQGKTPRNFAIDPTGAILLVANQNSNNIVTYFINAQTGLLTPTGAAVEVPAPVCLQVVPDFLA encoded by the coding sequence ATGCTCGTCCCGAAATTCTCGCGCCGCCATTTTCTAAAGCTCTCGTGCGTGGCCGTGGCTGCTCTGCCCTTGGCACTCGCCGGCTGGCCGGCGGTTGCGGCCGGCCGCAAAAGCCGGGACTATCTGGTGTATGTTGGCACCTTCGCCAAGCCCGGAACCGACAGCATTTTCCTTTACCGCCTCTCTCCTGCTACTGGTACCCTCACCCGCCTGCGAGCCGAAAAAGGCGGGGAAAATCCGGCCTTTCTGGCTCTCGATTCCAGGCAGCAGTACCTGTACGCCGCCAACGAAATCAACGAATACCAGGGCGCGAAGAGCGGTTTTGTTACAGCCTTTTCCATCGACCGGCGCACCGGCAGCCTCACGCGGCTCAACGAGCAGCCTTCGGGCACCTCGGGGCCCTGCTATATCAGCCTCGACCGTACCAACCGGGCCGCGCTGGTAGCAAACTATGCCGGCGGCAGTGTAAGCCTGCTCCCGATTGAGAGCAGCAACGGCAAGCTGCGCCCCGCGTCGGCTACCGACCAGCACCGCGGCTCCGGCCCTAACAAAAACCGCCAGAATGAGGCCCACGCCCACTGTATCATTCCGGACCCAGCCAACCGCTTTGCCTTTGCCGTGGATCTGGGCACCGACCAGGTGCTCGGCTACAAGCTCGATGCCCGACAGGGCAGCCTTGTGCCGCTGCCTGTTCCTGCTTTCACCACGCAGCTTGGGGCCGGGCCGCGCCACCTCACCTTTCATCCCAACGGCCGCTGGGCCTACCTCACCAACGAGTTGACTTCGACGGTTTCGGCGCTGGCCTACGATAACACGGCGGGCACTTTCCGCGAGCTGCACACGCTGTCGGCCCGGCCCACCGACTTCAGCGGACCTAATACCTGCGCCGATATCCACGTGGCCCCGAACGGCCGGTTTGTGTACGCCACCAACCGCGGCCATGATAGTGTAGTCGTTTTTGCCATTGATGTTATGTCGGGTCGTCTGACGCCGGTGCAGCATGTTGGCACCCAGGGCAAAACGCCGCGCAACTTCGCCATCGACCCCACCGGCGCTATTCTGCTGGTAGCCAACCAGAATTCTAACAACATCGTCACGTACTTCATCAACGCCCAAACCGGCCTACTAACTCCAACAGGCGCGGCGGTGGAAGTGCCCGCGCCGGTGTGCCTGCAGGTAGTCCCTGATTTTCTGGCGTAG
- the ispG gene encoding (E)-4-hydroxy-3-methylbut-2-enyl-diphosphate synthase encodes MNKTYCPSLTEYKRRLSREVKIGDLPMGGLNPIRVQSMTTVDTMDTLGSVEQTLRMVEAGCEYVRITAPSVKEAQNLLEIKKELRKRGCNVPLIADIHFTPNAAELAARIVEKVRVNPGNYADKKKFDFIEYTDVTYQDEVNRIRERFRPLVQICKQYGTAMRIGTNHGSLSDRILSRYGDTPLGMVESALEFLRLCEEENYYDVVLSMKASNTQVMVQAYRLLVQKLDEEGLQPYPLHLGVTEAGEAEDGRIKSAVGIGTLLEDGLGDTVRVSLTEAPEAEAPVAKALIDRYTTRAAETKPITPVTEVPIDPFQYHRRITREVLNMGGQNVPRVMVDVSRLSSVEYADLRAVGHLYSAFLDKFQMNDLGADYLYSGQRPVPFMLPNGLKEVVDYAAWLDAGQRSDHYPVLTQAEYAATGIRHSELNFVFQNLDSLTPATLAQLRDDATAVIILYTDNAHAMPEIRRAFFELLNHGITNPVIINRQYPALTPEQTQLYAATDVGGLLLDGLGDGVVLSTELLPERSKEEWLQTLDQLNQLSFGILQAARTRMSKTEYISCPSCGRTLFDLQETTAMIRKRTDHLKGVKIGIMGCIVNGPGEMADADYGYVGVGKGKIALYRGQEVIKKSVPEEQAVDQLIDLMREDGRWVEKELVEEPVVG; translated from the coding sequence ATGAACAAGACGTATTGCCCCAGCCTCACCGAGTATAAGCGCCGCCTCAGCCGGGAAGTCAAAATCGGCGACCTGCCTATGGGTGGCCTCAACCCCATTCGGGTGCAGAGTATGACCACCGTGGACACCATGGACACGCTGGGCTCGGTGGAGCAGACACTGCGCATGGTAGAAGCCGGCTGCGAGTATGTGCGCATCACGGCGCCCAGCGTGAAGGAGGCCCAGAATCTGCTCGAAATCAAAAAGGAGCTGCGCAAGCGCGGCTGCAATGTGCCCCTGATTGCTGATATCCACTTCACGCCCAACGCCGCCGAGCTGGCTGCCCGCATCGTAGAGAAAGTGCGCGTAAACCCCGGCAACTACGCCGACAAGAAGAAATTCGATTTCATTGAGTACACCGACGTCACGTATCAAGATGAGGTAAACCGCATCCGGGAGCGGTTCCGGCCGCTGGTCCAGATCTGCAAGCAGTATGGCACCGCCATGCGTATCGGCACCAACCACGGCTCCCTCTCCGACCGGATTCTGAGCCGCTACGGCGACACCCCGCTGGGCATGGTGGAGTCGGCGCTGGAATTTTTGCGCCTCTGCGAGGAAGAAAACTACTACGACGTGGTGCTGAGTATGAAGGCCAGCAACACGCAGGTGATGGTGCAGGCCTACCGCCTGCTGGTGCAGAAGCTTGACGAAGAAGGCCTGCAACCCTACCCGTTGCACTTGGGCGTGACGGAAGCCGGTGAGGCGGAAGACGGCCGCATCAAAAGCGCCGTGGGCATCGGCACGCTGCTCGAAGACGGCCTCGGCGACACGGTGCGCGTGAGCTTAACTGAAGCTCCCGAAGCCGAAGCCCCGGTGGCCAAAGCCCTGATTGACCGATATACCACCCGGGCAGCGGAGACGAAGCCAATAACGCCGGTTACTGAGGTGCCCATCGACCCATTCCAGTACCACCGCCGCATCACGCGCGAGGTGCTGAATATGGGCGGGCAGAACGTGCCCCGCGTGATGGTGGACGTATCGCGCCTCTCATCAGTAGAATATGCCGATTTGCGCGCGGTGGGCCATTTGTATTCGGCCTTCCTCGACAAGTTTCAGATGAACGACTTGGGGGCCGACTACCTCTATAGCGGCCAGCGCCCCGTGCCGTTTATGCTGCCCAATGGCCTCAAGGAAGTGGTAGACTACGCCGCCTGGCTCGATGCCGGCCAGCGCTCCGACCATTATCCGGTGCTCACTCAGGCTGAATATGCCGCCACTGGTATCCGTCATTCGGAGCTGAACTTCGTATTCCAGAACCTGGATTCGCTCACGCCCGCTACACTGGCGCAGCTCCGCGACGACGCCACGGCCGTCATTATCCTCTACACCGACAACGCCCATGCCATGCCCGAAATACGCCGCGCGTTTTTCGAGCTGCTGAACCACGGCATCACCAACCCGGTCATCATCAACCGCCAGTACCCAGCCCTCACGCCCGAGCAAACCCAGCTCTACGCTGCTACCGACGTGGGCGGCCTGCTCCTGGATGGCCTCGGCGACGGGGTAGTACTGAGCACCGAGCTGCTGCCGGAGCGGAGTAAGGAAGAGTGGCTCCAGACGCTGGACCAGCTGAATCAGCTCAGTTTCGGCATTCTGCAGGCGGCCCGCACGCGCATGTCCAAAACGGAGTACATCAGCTGCCCCAGCTGCGGCCGGACCCTGTTCGACCTGCAGGAAACCACCGCTATGATCCGCAAGCGCACCGACCACCTCAAGGGCGTGAAAATCGGCATCATGGGCTGCATCGTGAACGGCCCCGGCGAAATGGCCGACGCCGACTACGGCTACGTGGGCGTGGGCAAAGGCAAAATTGCCCTCTACCGCGGCCAGGAAGTCATCAAGAAGTCTGTGCCCGAAGAACAAGCTGTAGACCAGCTCATCGACCTCATGCGCGAAGACGGCCGCTGGGTGGAAAAGGAATTGGTTGAGGAGCCGGTGGTAGGGTAG
- a CDS encoding HelD family protein produces MQQPHVMNATEQEEREYLEEMKEQLMLAVKRVDDSVRQFSDELRQKKQYIHEHQSGMDEADMVAAGQSIDRMAFTGGAAVARKRKLLKLSQSPYFGRVDFASGNTPAAPVYIGVHSFFDEQRRQNLIYDWRAPIASMFYDFELGEASYATPSGTIHGTIDLKRQYKIRDGRMEFMLDSDVNIHDDVLQRELAKSSDDKMKNIVATIQRDQNAVIRNETAQVMVIQGVAGSGKTSIALHRIAFLLYRYRETIAAKDILIISPNKVFADYISNVLPELGEEHIPELGMEELAADLLDNRYPFQTFFEQVSALLDHHDAAFIERLRFKSSFEFLSQLNQYLLHIENTYFNVTELRVGPTLVPHALIQQKFKGYHRVPLLKRFALVAEDVRAYVRDATKRKLSGREKATIGEAIPRMFKLNNVLELYRDFYRWIGRPELLRMGQRLEYADVFALIYLRLRLEGLTAYDHVKHLLVDEMQDYTPVQYAVLSRLFNCRKTILGDVSQTVNPYSASSAETIERVFPQADIVRLYRSYRSTVEITAFAQRLMPNPHILPLERHGPEPDIRRCHSRDEELETIQQLITAFRSSGIHSLGIICKTLLQAEQAYEALQAPDVHLLTDESTSFKEGSIITTAHLAKGLEFDAVIVPFASARTYKTEVDKSMLYVACTRAMHHLTLTYTGELTGFLVG; encoded by the coding sequence ATGCAACAGCCGCACGTGATGAACGCCACCGAACAGGAAGAGCGAGAGTATCTGGAGGAAATGAAGGAGCAGTTGATGCTGGCAGTAAAGCGGGTAGATGATTCCGTCCGGCAGTTTTCCGACGAGCTTCGCCAGAAAAAGCAGTACATCCACGAGCACCAATCTGGCATGGATGAGGCCGACATGGTGGCCGCCGGGCAATCCATCGACCGGATGGCTTTTACGGGCGGGGCTGCTGTAGCCCGCAAGCGCAAGCTGCTCAAGCTCAGCCAGTCGCCCTACTTCGGCCGCGTCGATTTTGCCAGCGGCAATACACCGGCTGCGCCCGTTTATATCGGCGTGCATTCGTTCTTCGACGAGCAGCGGCGCCAGAACCTGATCTACGACTGGCGCGCGCCCATTGCGTCCATGTTCTATGATTTCGAGCTGGGAGAAGCGTCCTATGCCACGCCATCCGGCACCATCCACGGCACTATTGACCTGAAGCGCCAATACAAAATCCGCGACGGACGGATGGAGTTTATGCTCGACAGCGACGTGAACATTCACGACGACGTGCTGCAGCGGGAGCTGGCTAAGTCCTCGGACGATAAGATGAAGAACATCGTCGCGACGATTCAGCGCGACCAAAACGCCGTCATCCGCAACGAAACGGCCCAGGTGATGGTCATTCAGGGCGTGGCTGGCTCCGGCAAAACCTCCATTGCCCTACACCGCATTGCGTTTTTGCTGTACCGCTACCGCGAAACCATTGCGGCCAAAGACATCCTCATCATTTCGCCCAACAAGGTCTTCGCCGACTACATCTCCAACGTGCTGCCTGAGCTAGGGGAAGAGCATATTCCGGAGCTGGGGATGGAAGAATTGGCCGCCGACCTGCTCGACAACCGCTACCCGTTTCAGACCTTTTTCGAGCAGGTATCGGCGCTGCTGGATCATCACGACGCGGCTTTCATAGAGCGGCTCCGGTTTAAGTCGTCGTTTGAATTTCTCAGCCAGCTGAATCAGTATCTGCTGCACATCGAGAATACCTATTTCAACGTGACGGAGCTGCGCGTGGGTCCTACCCTCGTGCCGCACGCGCTGATTCAGCAGAAATTTAAAGGCTACCACCGGGTACCACTCCTGAAACGGTTTGCACTGGTTGCGGAAGACGTGCGGGCGTATGTGCGGGACGCTACCAAGCGTAAGCTGTCCGGCCGGGAGAAAGCCACGATTGGCGAAGCCATTCCCCGCATGTTCAAGCTGAACAACGTGCTGGAGTTGTACCGGGATTTTTACCGTTGGATTGGTCGGCCCGAGCTACTGCGAATGGGCCAGCGCCTGGAATACGCCGACGTGTTTGCCCTGATTTATCTGCGCCTGCGCCTGGAAGGCCTCACTGCCTACGACCATGTCAAGCACTTGCTGGTGGATGAAATGCAGGACTATACGCCGGTGCAGTACGCTGTATTGTCGCGGTTGTTCAACTGCCGCAAAACCATCTTGGGTGATGTCAGCCAGACCGTAAATCCGTACAGCGCTTCCTCCGCCGAGACTATCGAGCGGGTGTTTCCGCAGGCCGATATCGTGCGGCTCTACCGCAGCTACCGCTCCACCGTTGAAATTACGGCCTTCGCGCAGCGCCTTATGCCCAACCCTCACATCCTACCCCTAGAACGGCACGGCCCGGAGCCCGACATCCGGCGCTGCCATAGCCGCGACGAGGAGTTGGAAACTATTCAGCAGCTGATTACGGCCTTCAGAAGCTCCGGCATCCACTCGCTGGGCATTATCTGCAAAACCCTCCTTCAGGCTGAGCAGGCTTACGAAGCCCTACAGGCTCCCGACGTGCATTTGCTCACGGATGAGTCCACGTCCTTCAAGGAAGGCAGCATTATCACCACAGCCCACTTGGCGAAGGGCCTGGAATTCGACGCCGTTATCGTGCCCTTTGCCTCGGCCCGCACCTACAAGACAGAAGTTGATAAGAGCATGCTCTACGTGGCCTGCACCCGGGCCATGCACCATCTCACGCTGACGTACACGGGGGAGCTGACTGGGTTCTTGGTTGGTTGA
- a CDS encoding epimerase, which produces MKLRVILTGATGMVGEGVLLECLNDPEVEQVLSISRRPSGRSHPKLREILHKDFQNLTPIAGQLAGYNTCFFCLGVSSVGMKEPEYRRFTHDLTLHFAQTLLPQNPDLTFCYVSGAGTDGTLKSGQMWARVKGETENELRQMGFQQAYMFRPGFLKATPGQQHVLSYYKYFGWLYPVVRGLSPKYASTLAELGQAMLHVAQRGYPKPVLEVPDIVAAAKG; this is translated from the coding sequence ATGAAACTACGCGTGATATTGACTGGCGCCACCGGCATGGTGGGCGAGGGGGTGCTGCTGGAATGTTTGAACGACCCGGAAGTGGAGCAGGTGTTGAGCATCAGCCGCCGGCCCAGCGGCCGCAGTCACCCCAAGCTGCGGGAAATCCTCCACAAGGATTTTCAGAACCTCACGCCCATTGCTGGTCAGCTGGCGGGGTACAACACGTGCTTTTTCTGCCTGGGCGTGTCGTCGGTGGGGATGAAGGAGCCCGAGTACCGCCGCTTCACCCACGACCTTACGCTGCACTTTGCTCAAACCTTGCTACCCCAGAACCCCGACCTGACGTTCTGCTACGTGTCGGGCGCCGGTACCGATGGCACCCTGAAAAGCGGGCAAATGTGGGCGCGTGTGAAGGGCGAAACTGAAAACGAGTTGCGGCAGATGGGCTTCCAGCAAGCGTACATGTTCCGGCCGGGCTTCCTGAAAGCGACGCCGGGGCAGCAGCATGTGCTGTCGTACTACAAGTATTTCGGCTGGCTGTATCCGGTAGTGCGCGGGCTGAGTCCGAAGTACGCGTCAACGCTGGCGGAGCTGGGGCAGGCCATGCTGCACGTAGCACAACGCGGCTACCCCAAGCCGGTGCTGGAAGTGCCGGATATTGTGGCGGCGGCGAAAGGATAA